A window from Leptothermofonsia sichuanensis E412 encodes these proteins:
- a CDS encoding DUF6888 family protein gives MHTTAQALKCFQLCCDLTSKYCSIDLVTLDKRTGNVIILAREEINIEIEPNGEWRFV, from the coding sequence ATGCACACTACAGCACAAGCGTTAAAATGTTTTCAGCTTTGTTGTGACCTGACCAGCAAGTATTGCTCTATTGATCTGGTGACTTTGGATAAGCGAACTGGAAACGTAATTATTTTGGCAAGAGAAGAAATTAATATTGAAATTGAGCCGAACGGAGAATGGAGGTTTGTATGA
- a CDS encoding DUF6887 family protein yields the protein MSVKPDFATMTALELRAYVLAHRDDEEALQAYLDKLHIENPNSRVYKPDDDVAEAIAEYLKDKRMFEKLGLE from the coding sequence ATGAGCGTAAAACCAGACTTTGCCACCATGACTGCTCTTGAGCTTCGAGCTTACGTCTTGGCACACCGGGATGATGAAGAAGCTCTACAAGCCTATCTTGACAAGCTCCATATTGAGAATCCAAACTCACGAGTGTATAAGCCTGATGATGATGTAGCTGAAGCGATTGCAGAGTACTTAAAGGATAAGAGGATGTTTGAAAAGTTAGGGCTTGAGTAA
- a CDS encoding IS5 family transposase, producing the protein MSKDYPSNLTRDQYDLLSDLLPAAKPGGRPRSVDLWEILNAILYWLVEGVRWRVLPGDFPPWQTVYTYFRTWRKEGTWIRVHDRLRESVRIEQDRHAQPSEAIMDSQSVKSAAMVHQAVGYDAGQQIKGRKRFMTVDTLELILRVLVTAASVPERKGGKQVLTRVKEMGAALARLNLIWADGGFDGPAFMMWVMDTCRWIVEVVLRPKQTKGFVVLKKRWVVERTFGWLIRCRRLVRDYERLPETSETLIYLAMIRIMVRRLA; encoded by the coding sequence ATGAGTAAAGACTACCCCAGCAACTTAACCCGAGACCAGTACGACCTGCTGAGTGATTTACTGCCTGCTGCCAAGCCCGGTGGCCGTCCCCGAAGCGTGGATTTGTGGGAGATTCTCAACGCCATCCTGTATTGGTTGGTTGAGGGGGTACGATGGCGGGTGTTACCGGGAGACTTTCCGCCGTGGCAGACGGTGTACACCTACTTTCGAACCTGGCGCAAGGAGGGCACCTGGATTAGGGTTCATGACCGTCTCCGAGAATCGGTGCGCATCGAGCAAGACCGCCATGCTCAACCCTCAGAAGCCATCATGGATAGCCAAAGCGTGAAAAGCGCCGCCATGGTTCATCAGGCGGTGGGCTACGATGCCGGCCAACAAATCAAAGGTCGCAAACGGTTCATGACCGTCGATACACTGGAACTGATATTGCGGGTGCTCGTCACCGCCGCCAGTGTGCCCGAACGGAAGGGCGGTAAGCAAGTGCTGACTCGGGTGAAGGAGATGGGAGCCGCCCTGGCCAGATTGAACCTAATTTGGGCGGATGGGGGCTTTGATGGCCCTGCCTTCATGATGTGGGTGATGGATACTTGTCGTTGGATCGTCGAGGTGGTGCTTCGACCGAAGCAGACCAAAGGGTTTGTTGTGCTGAAGAAACGCTGGGTGGTCGAGCGCACCTTTGGTTGGTTGATAAGATGTCGACGCTTGGTGCGAGACTACGAACGGTTGCCAGAAACGTCGGAAACCCTCATTTACCTCGCTATGATCCGTATCATGGTCAGGCGATTAGCATAA